Below is a window of Actinomycetota bacterium DNA.
GATCCCCCGGATCCCACCGCCGTCGATGCTGAGCACCCGAATCGATCTCACGATGCCCAGGCTACTTCCGTCGCGCATTGTCGGTCGAGCGGCCAATCGGGGAAGGTGTGCACGGGTACGCTTGTTGTTCGAACCGATGAAGAACCTTCGAACCTCGGCGACATGATGCGCGTGCCCGGCCAGATCCGCGACGCCGTCCTCGCGCACGCGGCGTTCTGTGCGCCAGAGGAGGCGTGCGGACTGCTGGCGGGCGACAACGAGGGGAACCTGAGGATGGTGTATTGCCTGACGAACGCTCAACACTCTCGCGTTGCCTACACGGTTGAGCCCGAGGAGCACTTCCGGGCATTGCGGCACGCGGAGGCCAACGGCTGGGAGCTCGTCGGGGCGTTCCACTCGCACCCGTACTCGGAGGCGTATCCGTCCGCCACCGACCGGCGGCTCGCGGCGGAACCCGATTGGATCTATCTGATAGCGTCTCTCGTCGGGCCGGTTGATTCGCGCCTGAGGGGATACTTCCTCCGAGGCGGCACCGTGGTGGAAGAAGCACTCGAGATCGGGGAATGAGATGGCCGTAGTGGTGAGGATTCCGACCATTCTGCGCATGTATACCGACGGTGAGGGCGCGGTCGAGGCGACCGGTGCCACGATCAAGGACGTCTTCATCGATCTGGAGGCTCGCCATCCGGGCATCGGTGAGCGACTCATCGACATCGATGGCGGCTTGCACCGGTTCGTCAACGTGTTTCTGGGCGACGACGACGTCCGCTATCTGGAGGGTCTCGAGACAGCGGTGCCCGACGGCGCGGAGATCACGATCATCCCCGCCGTCTCCGGTGGGTGGCGCCCAGACCACCACGAACATTGAACCCTGGGCTCGTAGGGGTCGTCACGACCCCTACGAGCCCAGGGTTCAGTTGAGGGCCGTCAGTCCACGCATACCCCCTACACTTGCCTCCGTTTGACCGTTCTTGGATCCAACGGCACGTTCTCAACGCCTGGCCGCCCCACATCGGGCTACCTGATCACGCATGCCGATACCCGGATCTGGGTCGATACGGGTTCGGGGACCTTTGCGGCGCTCCAGGCCGTGATCGACTATCGGACCGTCGATGCGGTGGTGGTGACCCACGTCCACGCCGACCACAGCGTCGACCTGTTCGGGTTTCACTACGCGATCAAATACGGGCCCGGCGGAAAGGCCGGGATTCCGGTGTTCTGTCCGGAAGGGCTGCACGAGCAGGTGACCTGCTATCTGGGAGGTCCGAAGCACGATCCCGCGGGATCGTTCGACTTTCGGATCTGTGACGATGGAGCCACGGCAACGATCGGATCGATCGGTCTGGCGTTCGCCCTGACCGACCACGGCGTTCCCACGCTTGCCGTTCGAGCCGAGGCGGACGGGAGAGTGCTCACGTACTCATCGGACACGGGTCCCGCCGGTGGCTGGTCAAGGCTGGCCGACGGCGCCGACCTGTTCGTATGTGAGGCAACGTACCAGGGTGCCGCGGAGGACAAGCCGTGGCATCAGCACTTGACGGCGTCGGAGGCAGGGAAGATCGCGAGGAGTCGGGGCGCCGACAAGCTGATGCTCACCCACGTGTGGCCGTTCCTCGACCCCAGCCGATCCGTGACGGAAGCAGAAGCGACATTCGGCAGACCGGTGAGCCTCGCGGTCCCCGGGATGACCGTGAAAGTCTGAGGAGGACCCGTGGCATCGAGAGAACGTCCCGTCGACGAATTGCGCCCGGTACGGATCACCCAGGGGTATACGGAGATGACCCCGGGTTCGGTCCTGATCGAGATGGGTCGGACTCGCGTTCTCTGCACCGCGTCGATCGCAGACGAGGTGCCTCGCTGGCTGCGAGGCACCAAGAAAGGCTGGGTCACGGCCGAGTACGGGATGCTGCCGGGGTCCAGCAGTGAGCGCATCAGGCGAGACAACTACTCGGGTGGACGATCGAAGGAGATCTCGCGGCTCATCGGCCGCTCGATGCGCTCGGTGGTTCGCCTCGAAGCCATGTCCGAGCTGATGGTGCGCATCGATTGCGACGTACTCCAGGCCGACGGGGGAACCCGGTGTGCCGCGATCACCGGGGCGTGGATTGCCATGCACGACGCCTTCGAAGATGCGATCGCCAAGGGAACGTTGCGGGAGAGCCCGATCATCGATCGGGTTGCCGCCGTCTCCGTGGGCATCGTCGATGGGGAATCCCGGCTCGATCTCGAGTACACCGACGATGTCGCCGCCGACGTGGACATGAACGTCGTGATGACCGGCAGGGGTCTGCTCGTCGAGGTCCAAGGCACTGCCGAGCGGGCGCCGTTCTCTCGCGCCGACTTGAACGACCTGCTCGACCTCGCAGATGGCGGGATCGCCGAACTGCTCGACCTGCAGCGTCAGGCGGCGGAGGCGTGAAGATCGAGCGGCTCGT
It encodes the following:
- a CDS encoding M67 family metallopeptidase yields the protein MMRVPGQIRDAVLAHAAFCAPEEACGLLAGDNEGNLRMVYCLTNAQHSRVAYTVEPEEHFRALRHAEANGWELVGAFHSHPYSEAYPSATDRRLAAEPDWIYLIASLVGPVDSRLRGYFLRGGTVVEEALEIGE
- the rph gene encoding ribonuclease PH, whose protein sequence is MASRERPVDELRPVRITQGYTEMTPGSVLIEMGRTRVLCTASIADEVPRWLRGTKKGWVTAEYGMLPGSSSERIRRDNYSGGRSKEISRLIGRSMRSVVRLEAMSELMVRIDCDVLQADGGTRCAAITGAWIAMHDAFEDAIAKGTLRESPIIDRVAAVSVGIVDGESRLDLEYTDDVAADVDMNVVMTGRGLLVEVQGTAERAPFSRADLNDLLDLADGGIAELLDLQRQAAEA
- a CDS encoding MoaD/ThiS family protein, with translation MAVVVRIPTILRMYTDGEGAVEATGATIKDVFIDLEARHPGIGERLIDIDGGLHRFVNVFLGDDDVRYLEGLETAVPDGAEITIIPAVSGGWRPDHHEH
- a CDS encoding MBL fold metallo-hydrolase codes for the protein MTVLGSNGTFSTPGRPTSGYLITHADTRIWVDTGSGTFAALQAVIDYRTVDAVVVTHVHADHSVDLFGFHYAIKYGPGGKAGIPVFCPEGLHEQVTCYLGGPKHDPAGSFDFRICDDGATATIGSIGLAFALTDHGVPTLAVRAEADGRVLTYSSDTGPAGGWSRLADGADLFVCEATYQGAAEDKPWHQHLTASEAGKIARSRGADKLMLTHVWPFLDPSRSVTEAEATFGRPVSLAVPGMTVKV